The following nucleotide sequence is from Zea mays cultivar B73 chromosome 1, Zm-B73-REFERENCE-NAM-5.0, whole genome shotgun sequence.
CATGACATACGAACCCCTCAGGCCGCAATGCACTCATGACGTATGAACCCCTCAGACTGCAACACATTTATAGCTTGCGCACCCCCGGCCTATGGCGCACTCATGACCTTTCGGACTAGGCCAGAGTGCGTAGACCGCTGGTAGGGCGCAACACGACAAGCCGCACCAAGCCCCAAGCTACGAAGGCCAGCGGTCGGCGTAGCCCAAATGATGGCACTTGGCCCCCATATTGCTCGTGTCGTCCGCCATAAAGAATACAAGACAGCTAGGCAACCCTAGGCTCACAAGCATGTGTGGCTTCACCCCGGGTAGAACGCTTGGTTTTACCATTGCCTGGTGGCTCGTTCTTGGGGAAGCCATCGTTGCCCGACCCCTCCCtcggcctataaaaggaaggggttCGTCCTTAGACGAACACATGCACACACGCATAGACAAACCCTAGACGAGAAGGCACCCAAATAGACCAATGAATAGGAGTAGGATGCACCGATGTGGAGCCAGAGACTGGAGCCCCGCCGCCAAGCCAAAACTTAGCTATGACTCCACTCTGTAATCTTTAGCTCTACTTCCATCCCgataagagacttgggagcctcgCCTCTCTCTCTTGCCTGCTTGTAATTGGTACTACGAGCTTTGATCATTAATGGTGTCGGTAGCGTAAGCCACCAATGACTAGAAGTAGGTACGTTATGCCCGAACCAATATAAAGTTTGCGCCCACTGTGcaaaatttacttgtcggagcgaGGTTCAAAACACCAATGGGAACCTTCTAGATCTCGACTTCTACCCACATGTCTCCCTTGCGTGATTTGCGATGTGCCACGAACTGCTCATGGCGCTACGCCTCGAGACGCTCACCACAGTCATTGCATCCTTTGTGGACACCACGCATGATGTCCTCCAACACCATGACACCACACCATAACACCACCTTCTCCATGTGCTCTGTCTTGaacaccgcatgggtataagcgcaCGACGACCACTCCATGGACTGGCTCCCACCAGGGAGCCTCTTGTAGCTCTCCGTATGTATTTTGTGTACGAGGAGGTAAATAGAATAAAATATTTTTCATATGTAATCAGTGGCAAATGTGGATAAATACTTTACAACTCTACAAGATATATAAAACCTCAATTTTGGAATATCTCTTTTGTTGCTTCACCTTTTGTTGCTTCACCAAATGAGTAGAGTTGGACTCAACTCTAGATTTTTTTAAGTGTAGAGTAGGTGGAGTTAAATATATTTGACAAATTATTTATAGAGGGAGGTAGCACCAAACACCCGTACGGTAGAGTCGCACTGAGAACAGTCCCTCGCATGCCGCATGCGTCTCTGTTTCCCTAATCTCTCGCTCCACACCAGTGCGCTCGTGTCTGCACTCCACCTCGTGTTATTTATCGTTTCAAACTCTATTCTATAAATAATAAAGTCTATATACTATATAAAATAATGTTTTGCACGACTCCACATGCAAGATACAGATCATGAGGTCGAGCACTAGTAgtagatttttttttaaaaaaatgtcaAACATGAAGCTTAATCTTTTCTATTCGTTTCTATATAATCATTTTCTACACAATTGATATAGTAGATTAACATCAAACTCTACGTAGATGTGAAGATAAATACTGTGGTAAAAGTTTGCAACAACGTACCTAATCAAATGACAATGGCAGGTACATATAAACGTACCCCACATCGATATATACTATAAACAAACAAATACAATATGGATCGAGATATGTATGGCGCTCCGCGGATTAATCAACGAATTAATAATCAATTAATGAATCTTGGCGCGGGCGgcgggcgccggcgccggcgcgtcACCGGCGCCACCGGTGGCCCGCTTGATGAGCGCGTGGGCGACGCGCATGAGCGCCTCGAAGTCCTTGTTCTTGGCGAGCAGCGTGGTTTTGACGGGCGTGGATGGGGCGTGCTTGCAGCAGACGTCGCAGGACCACGTGTCCTCCTCCGCCGTGTCCAGGAACAGCTTCACGTCGTGGAGCTTGCCGTCGTCGAGGCCGCCCTCGGTGTCGTCCAGGTGGTCCAGCGCCTCCTCGATCTCCCCGGCGCACTCGTTCAGGCACTGCCACATGTCGTTGTCCTTCACCACGTCCATCTCGTGCCGCGCGTAGTcgcccgccgcgccgcccgcGGTCGTCGCCGCGCGGAGCGCCGCCTCCGCCAGGTCCCGCGGGGTCTTGGAGTCGCTGTCCGCCTGGAGCGCGCGCAGGCACACGTCCGGGTCCGGCGTCGCTGCACACGACACCTTGATGTcaacgccggcgccggcgccggcggcgcGCACGCCGAGGGACACGGACAGGAACAGCGCGATGGCCACGGCCAGAAGGGAGCCGCAGTACCAGCTCATGGCCGCTCTCGCCTCCATCGCCGTGGATATGCTCGCACGATGGATCGGATCGGAGACGCTTGCTACTCCGGGCGACCGGGCCGGTGGGAGAGGCGAGAAGAAATAGCTATAGCTAGCTATAGTAGCTAGAATGCACGGCTGACATGCGGGCATACGTATATAACGCGATGGTTGGGCATGGACGATGGAGCCGCCGAGGAGGCCGCGCCACCGTCTGGACGTACCTGCGGCCGAGAGCGTTTTGCGAGCCAACTGCATCTGGCATGCCATGCACGGGACGGCGGACGGCGTGCCAGCGGGTGTGTGATTGCCGACGTGTAATTTTGCTGGTAATTGGCTACTCCTAGTGTGTTATATCTATACTACTTCTTAAGATACTACTGTAATCGTCCACAGTCCGTGCGCCATGTTCTGCCGCGCCTGTGCTCCCACCGCGCGCCCGCCTCACATCCGCGCCTGCAATCCTCTCTCCGCGTCGGACGTCCTCTCGCCTGACGACACGCCCACACACCACGGACGCATCCGGACCCGAAACTTTTATCCAATCTAACTGTGCGCCCGTCGTCGTCTCTCTCCCTTTCCCTTTCTGCAGCAGCAGTCGGTAGAAGTGGTTCTGCATCCACCTCCACTGGTGACGAGCTtgtggcggcgacgacgacgctgATGAGGCGCGCCCCCCGCAGCACGGTGGAGTGGGAGGCGGACTCGTCATCCTTGGTGCGGAGGAAGGCCTCCATCTTCGCCTGCAAGCGGTTGAGGTGCACGTACTTTTTCTCCAACGTGAGATTGGCGTCCGACAGCTTCATCTGCACGCGCTCCTCCCGCGGTCCCGCCACACCTCGGCCATCTACAGCATGTGGAGCTCCTCGTCCATCTCCCCGAAGAGCAGCTCTACCTCGGCCTGATCCTCCTCCGCCTCCCACGTGATTTCAGACCAGACGTCCTCCATCAGCTCCCCCGTCTTGCGCTCCATCTCATAGCTTTGCGCATCCTGCTTCGCCGCCTCCCACACCTCTGCCAGTCGCGCAGCAGCCTCGCGTTGGCTTGCTCCAGCTGCCGTCGGTGCCTCCGCTCCACATCGAGCTCATCCTAGAGGGCGGCCACGGTGTGGCAGGCCTTGGCCCGAACCCGGGACTTCCACGCCGCCTTCTTCTCGGCCAGCCTCCCCAGGAACCGCTCTAGTCGCTTGGTCATGAAGCGTCGCTCCTCCACCAGTTCCCTCACTTGGCCTCACGTCTTCTCCAGATCTGCCTTCATCAACAGCATCAGAGGGGAAGACATTGCTGATGGCGAGGCAGAGAAGATGTCGTCCAATCGGAGTCCCCGTGCTCTTCCCCTCAGGCCACAGGACACACCAAGCACACGTCGATATAATGCGGTGCAGTCCATGAGGATTCTTCAGAAATGACAACGGCAGACTGAGAAAGGATGTTACCTGCCCTTCGTACTGCTAGAACGTTGGCAATGGTAGAGGAGGTGGCTTCCTTCAGTGCTTACCTGGATTTGAGGTCCTCTAATGCGTGTTTATCTCAAGTAATCCTTTTGAGTCTTCATGTTTCATTCAAGAACATCATTACATGCACTGTCATATGACACGGATAGCTAACACGAGGCTCCTTCAGCTGGTCAACACCAACATCACGGTTCAATCACATTTGCATGTTTGAGTTTGATAATCACTTTTGAGTCTTCACATTCAAAAGAGTTCCCCTGATCAGAGTTCCTTGCCTTTTGCACACATGGATCTTCCAAACCTCAGGGCCTTATGAGGCcttgttcgttttatatttaaacCATATGTATTTTAgaagattggaggggattgagggtttTGAGGGAACTTAATCTCTCTCAATTTTCATAGATTTGGGGTGTAGAGGACTTAATCTCTCTCAATTTACATAGATTTGGGACAAATTGAATAGGGCCTAACATGTGCTTCCATCTATCGATGACACGACACAACGAGAGCATAAAAAATCTCTCCCCACCCAAGAAAAAACAAATGTTTCGGATTAGTTATTAACTATCTTGAGCATGAGTAGTGCTACTTTGAGCAGCTATGCCAGCTTGCTCGCACAGAGCATACCATCGTAATTAAACCAAGACAATGACACCGTACACACTCATAGATAATGCATGCTGATCACACCGTACAGTGTAATCATGGTTCCTGATTGGTTAATTAATCCCTCTTCCTTACATGAGTAATCATGCTCCTAATCAAGCTTAAACAAGAACCGGCCGACTCGCGCCGGGAAACATTCATAGATAGATAGTGGCAAAGATAATAGTATTCTGCCTTGCCGCGCTAGCTAACTAGCTTGCTAGCGACTTGGATCATCGTCTATGGTCATGGCTGCTTCCATGGCGATATATACCTTTCGCAAGCTGGGCAAGGTACCCGTACCCCTAGGCTTTGGGAGGCAGGGAAAGCGACGACCAACCAACGATGGATAATCACATTTGCAGGTTTGAATCAACACCGACATCATGGTTCAATCACTTTTGAGTCTTCAGATTCCGAGTCCTAGACTTGAAATGCAACTCATAGCAGTTGCTCACAAATTAAAATACAGAAGAAAAAAGTCTGGTTGCAACTGTTGATGGTTAGCACATGCTTTATCTTCAATTATTGGAAGAAACATTTGTGCGCCAATTACATGAAAGTGGTTGCCGTTTTAAGGGTATGTTCAATCCCTCTCCAAGATATTGTAGGTGTATGAAATCTTCTAAGCAAACTGTTAAATACATTGCACCTGATCAGATATATAAGCAAAGACTATATTCTCTCATTACTAGACAAAAAAATGAAAGGAAGCAGTTGTAACATATTTTTGTATGATGTAGAAGGGATGCCCTATAATGCAGCCTCGTAAACCTCCCTCCAAGGCCCAGTTGTCCTCTGCTTTCAGTGTGATTATCTTCGTAAGGGGTTCAAGTGTTGTGAAACTACTGATTTGGGTGTTGCTGATTTTCAACATGATTTTTTCAGTTTGTGTCATCATTTATCATGTAATTTGCTAAACCTTTGTGCACAATGTTCATCATTTATCATGCATATGCTATTTTCTATGGTATTGGTTTAGGGTGTGATCTCCATCTTTTTTCAGTTTGGTCAGGGAGCGACACTACTCTTTAAACTAATCAAATTTAATTTTAAATGATGAACATTCACATAAATCAATATCCCTAAGCAAGTCTTTAAACCCATGTTGTACACAAACAATTGGTGACTCAATATGCTCAAGCAATTATTTACATTGGGTATAGTCAATATAGGGGCAATATGGGATACTAATTGTTTTAGTTTTATTTGACTATGTGGAAATAATTATGTTCTTTTCACTGCATTTGTGTTTCCACTTACCAGTACTGCCTAAACCTTTTCTATCTTGATTTTGTTCCCTTATTTTAGGCAAATAAAATTTAGATATGATATTGTGCgaaattgtaacaccctgaatttgggggtagaatttttttctttttactcaccaaattcaggcgttactctcttttctcttcccgttttgctccttcttccaaATTTCAAAGCGGTgtagcgactggtgtccgtattacgtgtaaacaaaaacctaagttgtcatgggtgttgcatcataccgaagcatatttcttttgtctgatgttgtgtttaatcgcgtgttcgtctcgtctcGTTTCGGATTTTGGTTCGCGATTGGAGTCCGATCTGTGGTCGCGTGTGTTGTGGGCTACTGTCCTGGCCCGCGACCCAGCCCTGCCCGGTCCGGCCTGGCCCGGCGTGCCCCTGGCGCCCGTGTCTCCCCTGCGTGCCCCCTCCCTtctctccctttctctcatttgattttcccgcgcaacaacctcctctcctccacccctctctctctccccgtggtgccctaggttttggagacggtgatcgtcgGATTTGGACCtcaaggtgagctcccctctccgtctctctcttcccctccccttctcctccccTGCGCGCGACCCCTCCCCCGCCCCCTCGCGCGCGCAGCCCCTGCGCGCGGCTCCCCTGGCGCGCGGCGCGGCCCCCTCCCCCGGCCCCCTAGCGCGCGACagcgcccctcccccggcccccTGGCGTGCGGCGGCACCCCTCTCCCGCCCCCCAGCGCGCGGCGCGTGGCCCCTCCCCCGCCCCCTTGCACGGTGGCGgccctgtgggggacagatatcccccgggtccactaaaagagtaaaagacctcacgaaaggcccaagggcccgataaatcgtaaggccattctttcgtgggcctggggaggaacaatcagcaaagcaggttgacacgaggccggattggtgcaaacctggACGACCCAcagcgtcgagcgagcgaccacaacagagatccgactttcccgcgccggagcccccatgcaacggagccatgcgaggataggtcggcggaattacagggagataaactcaaacaattGCTGATCCTTTAGCaacgcattgttatcatatccacgtgtat
It contains:
- the LOC100283258 gene encoding pectinesterase inhibitor domain containing protein precursor: MEARAAMSWYCGSLLAVAIALFLSVSLGVRAAGAGAGVDIKVSCAATPDPDVCLRALQADSDSKTPRDLAEAALRAATTAGGAAGDYARHEMDVVKDNDMWQCLNECAGEIEEALDHLDDTEGGLDDGKLHDVKLFLDTAEEDTWSCDVCCKHAPSTPVKTTLLAKNKDFEALMRVAHALIKRATGGAGDAPAPAPAARAKIH